The following are from one region of the uncultured Hyphomonas sp. genome:
- a CDS encoding ATP-binding cassette domain-containing protein, with the protein MAQSPLTLTDVTRRFGGFTAVQGLSLDVPEGRIIGFLGPNGAGKSTSLRVSLGVIPPDEGTVRLFGAPPDILSLRRVGFLPEERGLYKKMTARETIAYFARLKGLTAGAAKVRADELMESTGLGEFRNTRVSKLSKGMAQKVQILATLAHKPDFLILDEPFSGLDPVNQQVLEDLIREEHARGATILFSTHVMEHAERLCDRIVMMARGRKVFDGTLPEAFATLDKGASLEVESGFDLAAALAPKGFEAQRAADRGHGDAWRIALPKGVGPQDALRAAIEAGAPITGFAPDEARLRDVFVSLVGEADAAALHDPLAEQTGGMLAE; encoded by the coding sequence ATGGCCCAGTCCCCGCTCACCCTGACGGACGTGACCAGGCGTTTCGGCGGCTTCACCGCTGTCCAGGGCCTGTCGCTGGATGTCCCGGAAGGGCGGATTATCGGCTTTCTGGGCCCGAATGGGGCCGGCAAGTCGACCAGTTTGCGTGTTTCGCTGGGCGTTATCCCGCCGGACGAGGGCACTGTGCGCCTGTTCGGGGCGCCGCCGGACATCCTGTCGCTGCGCCGGGTCGGCTTCCTGCCGGAGGAGCGCGGCCTCTACAAGAAAATGACCGCCCGGGAGACGATTGCCTATTTCGCCCGCCTCAAAGGCCTGACTGCCGGGGCAGCGAAAGTCCGCGCAGACGAGCTGATGGAGTCGACCGGGCTGGGCGAGTTCCGCAACACGCGCGTGTCCAAGCTTTCCAAGGGCATGGCGCAAAAGGTTCAGATCCTTGCGACGCTTGCTCACAAGCCGGACTTCCTGATCCTTGACGAGCCCTTCTCCGGGCTCGACCCGGTTAACCAGCAGGTGCTGGAAGATCTGATCCGCGAAGAGCATGCGCGCGGGGCGACGATCCTGTTTTCCACCCACGTCATGGAGCACGCTGAACGCCTGTGCGACCGGATCGTGATGATGGCACGCGGGCGCAAGGTCTTCGACGGCACGCTGCCGGAGGCATTTGCCACGCTGGACAAGGGCGCGAGCCTCGAAGTGGAATCGGGCTTCGACCTGGCCGCCGCGCTCGCTCCGAAAGGCTTCGAAGCCCAGCGTGCTGCAGACAGGGGCCATGGCGATGCCTGGCGGATCGCCCTGCCGAAAGGCGTTGGCCCGCAGGATGCGCTGCGGGCGGCGATTGAGGCCGGGGCGCCGATCACCGGTTTCGCGCCGGACGAGGCCCGCTTGCGCGATGTGTTCGTCTCGCTGGTCGGGGAGGCAGACGCGGCCGCGCTGCATGATCCGCTGGCGGAACAGACAGGGGGCATGCTGGCAGAATGA